One segment of Candidatus Omnitrophota bacterium DNA contains the following:
- a CDS encoding acetate kinase: MKILVINSGSSSIKYQLFEMPQEKVLAKGLLEKIGEGSSGYFQKSVRGSFEIKNHIANHEEGIHFILKMLSDPQQGVISSVDEITGIGHRVLHCGEVYTESVIADERVEKVIEEYMDLGPLHNAPNLIGIRSCKKSLPHAVEVATFDTAFHHSIPDYAYRYAIPSELYRKYKIRRYGFHGTSHRYVSRKLASVMGLEPAKVNSIICHLGNGCSICAVKSGCSADTSMGLTPLEGLVMGTRSGDIDPAVLLYLAGKGYSPEALNTLLNKQSGLLGISEISNDMRNLIEAREKGDSRAKLAIDIFCYRLKKYIGAYLAALGNTDAIVFTGGIGENNAFIRAESICGLENLGIEIDPAKNKAAASGKESLISKDSSRIKVYVIPTNEELQIALDTFEITRDHIG; this comes from the coding sequence ATGAAAATCCTGGTTATCAATTCCGGAAGCTCTTCCATCAAATATCAGCTTTTTGAAATGCCCCAGGAAAAGGTCCTGGCTAAAGGTTTGCTTGAGAAGATCGGCGAGGGATCATCCGGGTATTTCCAGAAGAGCGTTCGCGGCAGCTTTGAGATAAAGAACCATATCGCCAACCACGAGGAAGGCATACATTTCATCCTGAAGATGCTCAGCGACCCGCAGCAGGGGGTCATCTCATCCGTTGACGAAATAACCGGGATAGGGCACCGCGTCCTGCATTGCGGCGAGGTCTATACTGAATCCGTAATAGCGGATGAGCGGGTAGAGAAAGTCATCGAGGAGTATATGGACCTTGGGCCTTTACACAATGCCCCTAATCTCATAGGGATCAGGTCCTGTAAGAAATCCCTGCCGCACGCGGTTGAGGTAGCCACGTTCGATACCGCGTTCCATCACAGCATCCCGGATTACGCCTATCGTTACGCTATTCCTTCGGAGTTGTACCGCAAATACAAGATCCGGCGTTACGGTTTTCACGGGACCTCGCACCGTTATGTCAGCCGCAAGCTGGCCTCGGTTATGGGCCTCGAACCGGCTAAAGTAAATTCCATTATCTGTCATTTGGGCAACGGCTGCAGCATCTGCGCGGTAAAGAGCGGCTGTTCCGCGGATACGAGCATGGGGTTGACCCCGCTGGAGGGGCTGGTTATGGGCACGCGCTCCGGCGATATCGACCCGGCAGTGCTCTTATATCTGGCCGGTAAAGGTTATTCCCCCGAGGCGTTGAACACCCTTTTAAATAAACAGAGCGGTTTGCTGGGTATTTCCGAGATAAGCAATGATATGCGCAATCTGATCGAGGCCAGGGAAAAAGGCGATAGCCGGGCGAAACTGGCGATAGACATCTTTTGTTACCGCTTGAAGAAGTACATAGGCGCTTATCTGGCGGCTTTGGGAAATACCGACGCCATTGTTTTTACCGGCGGCATCGGCGAGAATAACGCGTTCATCCGGGCGGAAAGCATTTGCGGCCTGGAAAATCTGGGTATAGAGATAGACCCGGCAAAGAACAAGGCTGCAGCTTCGGGAAAAGAGTCTTTGATCAGCAAAGACAGTTCCCGGATAAAAGTATATGTTATCCCGACCAATGAAGAATTGCAGATCGCCCTGGACACCTTCGAGATCACCCGTGATCATATAGGTTAG
- a CDS encoding zinc metalloprotease HtpX, translated as MFELRLKMGVLLAVLFGIIYAVVVMLGTYAGINDFYLYLVFSLVLMFIQYMIGPMLIEWTMRVKYLKHQDNPKLFQMVESLAIKAGLPMPRIGIAQIAIPNAFAFGRGVKDGRICVTQGILGLLDDEELKAVLAHEMSHIKNRDVLTITILSVIPMIFYRLAWNFLFYGRRRSSDRNSGNTALIGVAAFAFYFITNLLVLYASRIREYFADRGAILLGCRPQALASALYKLVYGSARMDKEELKETEGLKAFFANDPSRAMDEIRELKALDKDRSGTIDSAELLAVRAKKIRLGVGDRMLEMLSTHPNMLKRIKQLATYQ; from the coding sequence ATGTTCGAATTAAGATTGAAAATGGGCGTTTTGCTGGCGGTTTTATTCGGGATCATCTACGCGGTCGTTGTAATGCTCGGGACTTACGCCGGGATAAACGACTTTTATCTTTATCTGGTCTTTTCATTGGTCCTGATGTTCATCCAGTATATGATCGGCCCGATGCTTATTGAGTGGACTATGCGGGTAAAATACCTGAAGCACCAGGATAATCCCAAACTTTTCCAAATGGTGGAAAGCCTGGCGATCAAAGCCGGGCTGCCTATGCCGCGGATCGGCATCGCCCAGATAGCCATACCCAATGCCTTTGCTTTTGGCAGAGGGGTCAAAGACGGCAGGATCTGCGTAACCCAGGGTATCCTCGGGCTTTTGGATGACGAGGAATTAAAGGCTGTCCTGGCCCATGAGATGAGCCATATCAAGAACAGGGATGTGTTGACCATCACGATCTTATCGGTGATCCCGATGATCTTTTATCGGCTGGCCTGGAATTTCCTTTTCTACGGCCGCCGGCGCAGCTCCGACAGGAATAGCGGCAATACCGCCCTTATCGGGGTAGCCGCGTTCGCGTTTTATTTCATCACCAACCTTTTGGTGTTGTACGCGTCGAGGATCCGGGAATATTTCGCCGACCGCGGGGCGATCCTTTTGGGATGCCGTCCGCAGGCTTTGGCCTCGGCGTTATATAAGCTGGTTTACGGCTCAGCCAGGATGGATAAAGAGGAATTAAAGGAGACAGAAGGGCTAAAGGCGTTTTTCGCCAATGACCCGTCCCGGGCCATGGATGAGATACGCGAGCTTAAAGCCCTGGATAAGGATAGAAGCGGCACGATCGATTCAGCCGAGCTCCTGGCGGTGAGGGCCAAAAAGATCAGGCTGGGTGTCGGCGACAGGATGCTTGAGATGTTAAGCACCCATCCGAATATGTTGAAAAGGATAAAGCAGCTGGCCACATATCAATAA
- a CDS encoding DUF1573 domain-containing protein, translating to MKALFGLCFFLSVLAGCYAQAEPLDEADGQAAQVQSADPYLWDFGAVKAGKPVEHEFIFTNKSEKPFNITGSYTSCGCTVSKIARKSLAPGESTAIDVEFKTTGYNGDVHQFIYVNTDDPANPAYKFTIKARVIK from the coding sequence ATGAAAGCCCTGTTCGGTTTATGCTTTTTTTTATCGGTATTAGCCGGCTGTTACGCCCAGGCTGAACCGTTAGATGAGGCGGATGGCCAGGCCGCGCAGGTTCAATCCGCTGACCCGTATCTCTGGGATTTCGGCGCGGTAAAGGCGGGAAAGCCTGTTGAACACGAGTTCATTTTTACGAACAAATCGGAAAAACCTTTTAATATAACCGGCAGTTATACCTCCTGCGGCTGTACTGTGTCAAAGATCGCCAGGAAGAGCCTCGCGCCAGGCGAAAGCACGGCGATCGACGTGGAGTTCAAGACCACCGGCTACAACGGCGATGTCCATCAGTTCATTTACGTGAATACCGATGATCCGGCCAATCCGGCATATAAGTTCACTATAAAGGCCCGCGTGATAAAATAG